The proteins below come from a single Oscillospiraceae bacterium genomic window:
- a CDS encoding DUF4981 domain-containing protein, producing the protein MERIKDFDIAIIRDPSITAQNRLEPYPDTIWYHDENEYNTGSSSLILSLDGCWQFANAERPEEIPAEFWSGDTASWAQIQVPGHIQLQGWGRPQYVNYQYPWDGLQDVSPTGCPEQYNPVGCYQTTFCLPMAMQDREVHIVFDGAESALAVFLNGRYVGYGTDGFTPSEFDLTPFLQAGENRLAVLVFQWTAAAHLECQDFFRFSGLFRSVRLVAVPQSAVTSVTLNPELSPNYDSGILGFSLQARGSGTVTVQLRRNEEVFKQDCVALPGRLDTLALALQVNVPALWSAEQPNLYEAVVKVADENGQVQQYAVLPFGFRRIEIKNGLILLNGKRLIIRGINRHEFYSECGRAISPDLIEKDIQLLKRLNVNAVRTCHYPNQSMFYALCDRYGLYVMDEANLEGHAELDRMMRQKTDGSNLAPGSNTLWRNAVMARAKAMLERDRNHPCVLFWSCGNECGGGENLAAMADYFRRADPTRLVHYENANQDPVYWRISDIAGTMYQPVDEVRRLLATHKDRPYLHCEYEHMMGNSGGNLAEYTSLADELPQYQGGFIWDFADQALETKDPWGAPCLGYGGDFGERPHDGAMSGNGILYADHTLSPKAQEVKACYSPEVFEFSDKSVKLHNRNLFTSTDAYRCVARLMRDGKPLREIEMADISVPPLSDGSYPLPLDALGYQPTGDGAEYCLELSLRLREATAWAEPEYEVAFGQKVWRDGAPKRQTKPENTLHVEAGNLNIGVSGAGFSLLFSKLHGGLLSYRCNGEELLAAVPRPNFWRAPTDNDRGNKMGRRYGVWKLASMYSTFSETPKVEQRDGRVQLTFFYDLATQPAAPCTITYIVEQDGRVTMQLSYTAVAELPAMPEFGFLFEMNPVFHHCQWYGLGPEETYCDRCSGAKLGIWQNSVEDNMARYLRPQECGNHTGVRWAQITRADGFGLKFEADTPMDFSVLPYTPHELENADHRYMLPCEGGKTVVRAALRQIGVGGDNTWGAYTHDEYLIHPVPGQPLRFTLHLSPVSSTDAKEAD; encoded by the coding sequence ATGGAGCGGATCAAAGACTTTGACATCGCTATTATTCGAGACCCGAGCATTACGGCGCAAAACCGTCTTGAGCCGTACCCGGATACCATTTGGTACCACGATGAAAACGAGTACAACACCGGCAGCAGCAGTCTGATCCTTTCCCTGGATGGCTGCTGGCAATTTGCCAATGCGGAACGGCCGGAGGAAATCCCCGCTGAGTTTTGGTCTGGCGATACGGCCAGCTGGGCGCAGATTCAGGTCCCAGGGCATATCCAACTGCAGGGGTGGGGGCGCCCGCAGTATGTAAACTACCAGTACCCTTGGGACGGTTTACAGGATGTAAGCCCTACTGGTTGCCCGGAACAATACAATCCGGTTGGCTGCTATCAAACGACTTTTTGCCTGCCGATGGCGATGCAGGATAGGGAAGTGCATATCGTGTTTGACGGCGCAGAGAGCGCCCTGGCTGTCTTTCTGAACGGGCGATATGTTGGCTACGGCACGGATGGCTTTACGCCCAGCGAGTTTGATCTGACCCCGTTTTTACAGGCGGGTGAAAACCGGCTTGCCGTGTTGGTGTTCCAGTGGACCGCGGCAGCACATCTGGAATGTCAGGATTTTTTCCGGTTCTCGGGCCTGTTTCGCAGCGTCCGCCTTGTGGCAGTGCCGCAGTCTGCTGTAACAAGCGTTACGCTGAACCCGGAACTTTCGCCAAACTATGATTCCGGAATTCTCGGATTTTCATTGCAAGCACGCGGCAGTGGAACAGTCACTGTACAGCTTCGTCGCAACGAGGAGGTATTCAAGCAGGACTGTGTTGCCCTGCCGGGCCGCCTGGATACCCTTGCATTGGCTCTGCAGGTGAATGTCCCCGCGTTGTGGAGCGCTGAACAGCCAAATTTATACGAAGCCGTTGTCAAGGTAGCGGATGAAAACGGGCAGGTTCAGCAATACGCAGTGCTGCCCTTTGGATTTCGCAGGATCGAAATCAAAAACGGTTTAATTTTGCTCAACGGCAAGCGGCTTATAATCCGTGGCATCAACCGCCATGAGTTCTATTCCGAGTGTGGGAGGGCAATTTCTCCTGATTTAATCGAAAAGGATATCCAGCTGCTAAAACGCCTCAATGTCAATGCTGTGCGTACCTGCCATTATCCCAACCAGAGCATGTTTTATGCACTCTGTGACCGGTACGGCTTGTATGTGATGGACGAAGCAAACTTGGAAGGCCATGCCGAGCTTGATCGGATGATGCGCCAAAAGACAGACGGCAGCAACCTTGCGCCGGGAAGCAATACTCTTTGGCGCAATGCCGTTATGGCAAGGGCAAAGGCGATGCTGGAACGCGACCGCAATCACCCCTGCGTACTGTTCTGGTCGTGTGGCAACGAGTGCGGTGGCGGCGAAAATCTGGCTGCAATGGCAGATTATTTCCGAAGAGCCGATCCGACACGCCTGGTCCACTACGAAAACGCCAATCAGGACCCTGTTTACTGGCGCATCAGCGACATCGCGGGAACTATGTATCAGCCGGTTGATGAGGTGCGAAGGTTGTTGGCTACCCATAAGGACCGCCCTTACCTGCATTGCGAGTATGAGCACATGATGGGAAACTCCGGCGGTAATCTGGCTGAATACACGTCATTGGCCGACGAACTGCCACAATATCAGGGCGGGTTTATCTGGGATTTTGCCGATCAGGCGCTGGAGACAAAAGATCCTTGGGGCGCGCCGTGCCTGGGCTACGGCGGTGATTTCGGGGAGCGCCCGCATGACGGCGCGATGAGCGGTAATGGTATTCTATACGCAGACCACACCCTTTCCCCCAAGGCGCAGGAAGTCAAAGCTTGCTATTCGCCGGAGGTGTTCGAGTTCAGTGACAAGAGCGTGAAGCTGCACAACCGGAACCTGTTTACCAGCACGGATGCTTATCGCTGTGTTGCACGCCTGATGCGGGATGGCAAGCCTTTGCGTGAGATCGAGATGGCAGACATCTCGGTGCCACCGCTCTCTGACGGCAGTTACCCGCTTCCGCTTGATGCGTTGGGATATCAGCCAACCGGCGATGGCGCAGAGTATTGTCTGGAACTGTCGCTGCGATTACGAGAGGCGACCGCCTGGGCGGAGCCCGAATACGAGGTCGCTTTCGGGCAAAAAGTATGGCGTGACGGTGCGCCGAAACGGCAAACAAAACCGGAGAACACGCTCCATGTCGAGGCTGGCAACTTGAACATTGGAGTTTCCGGTGCGGGCTTCTCGCTGCTGTTTTCCAAATTGCATGGCGGGCTGCTCTCCTACCGCTGCAACGGAGAGGAGCTGTTGGCGGCAGTGCCGCGCCCGAATTTCTGGCGTGCGCCGACGGACAATGACCGCGGCAACAAAATGGGCCGAAGATACGGCGTTTGGAAGCTGGCGAGTATGTACTCAACTTTCAGCGAGACTCCAAAGGTAGAGCAGAGAGATGGCCGGGTGCAGCTGACCTTCTTCTATGACTTGGCGACTCAGCCAGCAGCTCCCTGCACAATCACTTATATTGTTGAGCAGGACGGTCGCGTGACAATGCAGCTTTCGTATACGGCGGTTGCCGAACTTCCGGCCATGCCAGAATTTGGCTTCCTGTTTGAGATGAATCCTGTGTTTCATCACTGCCAGTGGTACGGCCTTGGCCCCGAAGAAACCTACTGTGACCGCTGTTCAGGGGCGAAGCTTGGCATCTGGCAGAACAGTGTGGAAGATAATATGGCGCGATACCTGCGCCCGCAGGAATGCGGCAACCACACCGGCGTCCGTTGGGCACAGATCACGCGGGCGGATGGCTTCGGGTTGAAGTTTGAAGCGGACACACCGATGGATTTCTCCGTACTGCCTTACACACCGCACGAACTGGAAAATGCCGACCACAGGTATATGCTGCCGTGTGAAGGCGGAAAAACGGTCGTGCGGGCAGCGCTGCGGCAAATCGGCGTTGGAGGGGATAACACGTGGGGGGCATACACGCACGATGAATACTTGATTCATCCCGTGCCGGGGCAGCCATTGCGCTTTACGCTGCACCTATCCCCTGTTAGCAGCACTGACGCAAAGGAGGCAGATTGA